One genomic segment of Natrononativus amylolyticus includes these proteins:
- a CDS encoding DUF7554 family protein, producing the protein MLDTRGELEVETLLKIVLALVAVLLVLQIVQALISGIASLLGPFFFVIQLAIAVLIVLWLVDRL; encoded by the coding sequence ATGCTCGATACTCGCGGCGAACTCGAGGTCGAAACGCTGTTGAAGATCGTCCTCGCGCTCGTGGCCGTACTGCTCGTCCTCCAGATCGTGCAGGCGCTGATCAGCGGGATCGCCAGCCTGCTCGGCCCGTTCTTCTTCGTCATCCAGCTGGCGATCGCCGTGTTGATCGTCCTCTGGCTGGTCGACCGCCTCTGA
- a CDS encoding PaaI family thioesterase: MLEQRTGAVQDAWPELDCYGCGPANDAGIRLKSYLADDGRTLVATVDPDARYTSGAENVAYGGYLASLIDCHSVWTAITFAHEAADAPLEDHRFEYVTGSLSAEYLKPTPLDEPLEVRAWIDGDLGKRVTVSSEIRAGGEVTARGEVVAVEVSGHY; encoded by the coding sequence ATGCTCGAGCAACGGACGGGAGCGGTGCAGGACGCGTGGCCGGAGCTGGACTGCTACGGCTGCGGGCCGGCGAACGACGCCGGGATACGACTGAAGAGCTACCTCGCCGACGACGGCCGGACCCTCGTCGCGACCGTCGATCCCGACGCGCGCTACACCTCCGGGGCGGAAAACGTCGCCTACGGCGGCTACCTCGCGAGTCTGATCGACTGTCACTCCGTCTGGACCGCCATCACCTTCGCCCACGAGGCGGCGGACGCCCCGCTCGAGGACCACCGGTTCGAGTACGTCACCGGCTCGCTGTCCGCCGAGTACCTGAAGCCGACGCCCCTCGACGAACCGCTCGAGGTGCGCGCCTGGATCGACGGCGACCTCGGCAAGCGGGTGACGGTCTCGAGCGAGATCCGCGCCGGCGGCGAGGTCACCGCCCGCGGCGAGGTCGTCGCCGTGGAAGTGAGCGGGCACTATTGA
- the argC gene encoding N-acetyl-gamma-glutamyl-phosphate reductase: protein MSTGTQQSTGEDGPASAETVTASVVGGSGFTGGELLRLLAGHPDFEIQQATSRSYAGKSVGSKHPPLRGSELRFSEPSELESVDVLFTATPHGVSMGQIDEFFEVADTVVDLSADFRLETEAQYDEWYDGHSAPEYLERAEYALPEINRENLAGAELIAGGGCNATATILGLYPLFEHGVLDGGEQIVVDVKVGSSEGGAGGGEASSHPERSGVVRPYAPTGHRHEAEIEQFLGTSVAFTCHAVDMVRGASATSHVFPSSPVSKGDLWKAYRGCYEDEPFVRMAAGGSGVYRYPEPKAVAGTNIAEVGFELDPSNKRIVVFSAIDNMMKGSAGQAVHAANIALGLEETAGLEFTGLHPVGAP from the coding sequence ATGTCGACGGGGACACAGCAGTCAACCGGCGAGGACGGACCAGCGAGCGCCGAGACGGTCACCGCGAGCGTCGTCGGCGGCAGCGGGTTTACCGGCGGCGAACTGCTCCGCCTGCTCGCCGGCCATCCGGACTTCGAGATTCAGCAGGCGACCAGCCGTTCCTACGCCGGGAAAAGCGTCGGCTCGAAGCACCCGCCGCTTCGGGGCAGCGAGCTTCGCTTTTCGGAGCCCTCGGAGCTCGAGAGCGTCGACGTCCTGTTCACCGCGACGCCCCACGGCGTCTCGATGGGGCAGATCGACGAGTTCTTCGAGGTCGCAGACACCGTCGTCGACCTCTCGGCGGACTTCCGCCTCGAGACCGAGGCACAGTACGACGAGTGGTACGACGGCCACAGCGCACCCGAGTATCTCGAAAGGGCCGAGTACGCCCTCCCCGAAATCAACCGCGAGAACCTCGCGGGCGCGGAACTCATCGCCGGCGGGGGTTGTAACGCCACCGCGACGATTCTGGGACTGTACCCGCTGTTCGAACACGGGGTTCTCGACGGAGGAGAGCAGATCGTCGTCGACGTCAAAGTCGGCTCCTCCGAAGGGGGCGCCGGCGGCGGCGAGGCCTCGAGTCACCCCGAACGGTCGGGCGTCGTCCGCCCCTACGCGCCGACGGGCCACCGCCACGAGGCCGAAATCGAGCAGTTTCTGGGCACGTCGGTCGCGTTCACCTGTCACGCGGTGGACATGGTCCGCGGTGCGAGCGCGACGAGCCACGTGTTCCCGAGTTCGCCCGTGTCGAAGGGCGACCTCTGGAAAGCCTACCGTGGCTGCTACGAGGACGAACCGTTCGTCCGCATGGCCGCAGGGGGTTCGGGCGTCTACCGCTACCCCGAACCGAAGGCGGTCGCCGGGACGAATATAGCGGAGGTCGGCTTCGAACTCGACCCCTCCAATAAGCGCATCGTGGTTTTTTCGGCCATCGACAACATGATGAAGGGCTCTGCGGGACAGGCGGTCCACGCCGCCAATATCGCGCTCGGCCTGGAGGAAACAGCCGGACTCGAGTTTACGGGACTCCACCCCGTGGGGGCACCCTGA
- a CDS encoding 2'-5' RNA ligase family protein: MYSINVPVPGRVRGLAADLYPALQGFETIREDHSLLLKRLGDADHVTQLQHRAHRALEGAPAVEARIAEIDYFADPPLGSAPVVYLAVESPGLESIHADLLEAFGTVEGLEGADYVPHVTLARGGTLADAERLAAREIEPITWTVRELEFFDGAYRLPVSRISLPA; the protein is encoded by the coding sequence GTGTACAGCATCAACGTCCCGGTTCCCGGTCGCGTTCGGGGGCTCGCCGCCGATCTCTACCCCGCCCTTCAGGGGTTCGAGACGATCCGGGAGGACCACTCGCTGCTGCTCAAACGCCTCGGCGACGCCGACCACGTCACGCAGCTCCAGCACCGCGCCCACCGCGCGCTCGAGGGCGCCCCCGCCGTCGAGGCCCGGATCGCGGAGATCGACTACTTCGCCGACCCGCCGCTCGGCAGCGCCCCCGTCGTCTATCTCGCCGTCGAGAGCCCCGGCCTCGAGTCGATCCACGCCGACCTCCTCGAGGCGTTCGGCACCGTCGAGGGGCTCGAGGGGGCCGACTACGTCCCCCACGTGACTCTCGCGCGCGGCGGCACGCTCGCGGACGCCGAACGGCTCGCCGCCCGCGAGATCGAGCCGATCACCTGGACGGTGCGCGAACTCGAGTTCTTCGACGGCGCCTACCGGCTCCCGGTGAGCCGCATCTCGCTGCCAGCCTGA
- the argH gene encoding argininosuccinate lyase yields the protein MTEEGADESVIRRDRFSGGPARSFLSSLAADERIFEADLAVDRAHVVMLAEQGIVDADTAGEILTALDAIEVDGHSSLPAGEDVHEAIETAVIEQVGADGGKMHTARSRNDEVATCIRYRLREDVLRALEATLALRASLLEVAEAHAETIMPGYTHLQPAQPTTVAHWACSYESAVRRDTERLLEAYGRINRSPLGGAAFAGTPFSIDRERTAQLLGFEGVVENSMDAASSRDFLLETTGALSTLATTLSGLAEDLVIFANRGFVALSDDYSSTSSIMPQKVNPDTLELVRAVAGDAAAGVQGLSTTLKGLPRAYNRDLQRATPHAWETVDAVSEATRVTAGAVATATWDEEALAAEAGAGFSTATGVADALAAGGLPFRTAHELVASAAENGADYAALEAAAEDVLGEPLEAHVDPAAVKSALDPAESVASRDSQGGPAPSAVADQLESATAALAADEESVEALEASLEGARETLREEVNGYA from the coding sequence ATGACCGAGGAGGGAGCCGACGAGAGCGTGATCCGCCGCGACCGCTTCAGCGGCGGCCCCGCCCGGAGCTTCCTCTCCTCGCTCGCCGCCGACGAGCGGATCTTCGAGGCCGATCTCGCGGTCGACCGCGCGCACGTAGTGATGCTCGCGGAGCAGGGAATCGTGGACGCCGACACCGCGGGCGAGATCCTGACCGCCCTCGACGCGATCGAGGTAGACGGCCACAGCTCGCTCCCCGCCGGCGAAGACGTCCACGAGGCGATCGAGACCGCGGTGATCGAACAGGTCGGCGCCGACGGCGGGAAGATGCACACCGCGCGCTCGAGAAACGACGAGGTGGCGACCTGCATCCGGTATCGCCTGCGCGAGGACGTCCTCCGCGCGCTCGAGGCGACGCTCGCGCTGCGCGCGTCCCTTCTCGAGGTCGCCGAGGCACACGCCGAGACGATCATGCCCGGCTACACGCACCTCCAGCCCGCCCAGCCCACCACGGTGGCCCACTGGGCGTGCTCCTACGAGAGTGCGGTCCGCCGGGACACCGAACGCCTGCTCGAGGCCTACGGCCGGATCAACCGCTCGCCCCTCGGCGGCGCCGCGTTCGCGGGAACGCCCTTTTCGATCGACCGCGAACGGACGGCACAGCTGCTGGGTTTCGAGGGCGTCGTCGAGAACTCGATGGACGCCGCCTCGAGCCGGGACTTCTTACTCGAGACGACGGGGGCGCTGTCGACGCTCGCGACGACGCTGTCGGGGCTCGCTGAGGATCTCGTCATCTTCGCGAACCGCGGCTTCGTCGCGCTGTCGGACGACTACTCCTCGACCTCGTCGATCATGCCCCAGAAGGTGAATCCCGACACACTCGAGCTGGTTCGGGCGGTCGCGGGCGACGCCGCCGCCGGCGTCCAGGGGCTCTCGACGACACTCAAGGGGCTTCCTCGCGCGTACAACCGCGACTTACAGCGGGCGACCCCCCACGCCTGGGAGACGGTCGACGCGGTGAGCGAGGCGACGCGGGTCACGGCGGGGGCCGTCGCAACGGCCACCTGGGACGAGGAGGCGCTGGCCGCCGAGGCCGGCGCGGGCTTCTCGACGGCAACCGGCGTCGCTGACGCCCTCGCGGCGGGCGGACTCCCGTTCCGCACGGCTCACGAACTAGTTGCGAGCGCGGCCGAAAACGGCGCCGACTACGCCGCCCTCGAGGCCGCTGCCGAAGACGTGTTGGGCGAACCGCTCGAGGCCCACGTCGATCCCGCCGCCGTGAAATCGGCGCTCGACCCCGCCGAGAGCGTGGCGAGTCGGGACTCGCAAGGCGGCCCCGCGCCGTCCGCGGTCGCGGATCAGCTCGAGTCGGCGACCGCCGCGCTCGCGGCCGACGAGGAATCCGTCGAGGCGCTCGAAGCGAGCCTCGAGGGCGCCCGCGAGACGCTCCGCGAGGAGGTGAACGGGTATGCGTGA
- a CDS encoding argininosuccinate synthase, protein MNRVALAFSGGLDTTVCVPLLEEEYGYDDVIGVTVDVGQPESEFEEAAETAEALDLEHYVVDARDEFADLCFDSVRANATYQGYPLGTALARPVIASKILEVAEEHDCTGIAHGCTGKGNDQLRFEAIWRDSDLEVIAPIRELGLTREWENEYAEKKELPVEGGGGGKWSVDTNLWSRSVEGSELEDPSYVPGEEIYEWTTAPAGETETIEIEFEEGYPVAVDGEAMAPVELIEYLNELAGAYGVGRTDSMEDRMLGLKVRENYEHPAATTLLNAHEALEGLVLTQEEREFKQGIDAKWSKKGYEGLVDAPLVGALEAFIDETQSRVTGTVTVRFEGGQARAVGRDSEYAAYSAEHASFNTEAVGKIAQEDATGVAKYHGFQRRLANESIAALEDDDEPVSLATDGGESETDGAE, encoded by the coding sequence ATGAACCGCGTTGCACTCGCGTTCTCGGGCGGACTGGACACCACGGTGTGTGTGCCGCTGCTCGAGGAGGAGTACGGATACGACGACGTCATCGGCGTCACCGTCGACGTCGGCCAGCCAGAGTCAGAGTTCGAAGAAGCCGCAGAGACCGCCGAGGCACTGGACCTCGAGCACTACGTCGTCGACGCGCGAGACGAGTTCGCCGACCTCTGTTTCGACAGCGTTCGCGCGAACGCGACCTACCAGGGCTACCCGCTCGGGACGGCCCTCGCGCGCCCGGTCATCGCCTCGAAGATCCTCGAGGTCGCCGAGGAACACGACTGCACCGGCATCGCCCACGGCTGTACGGGCAAGGGGAACGACCAGCTTCGCTTCGAGGCGATCTGGCGCGACTCCGACCTCGAGGTGATCGCGCCGATCCGCGAACTCGGGCTCACGCGCGAGTGGGAGAACGAGTACGCCGAAAAGAAGGAGCTGCCCGTCGAGGGCGGCGGCGGCGGCAAGTGGTCGGTCGACACCAACCTCTGGAGCCGCTCGGTCGAGGGTTCGGAGCTCGAAGACCCCAGCTACGTCCCCGGCGAGGAGATCTACGAGTGGACGACCGCGCCCGCGGGCGAGACCGAGACGATCGAGATCGAGTTCGAGGAGGGCTACCCCGTCGCCGTCGACGGCGAGGCGATGGCGCCCGTCGAACTGATCGAGTACCTGAACGAACTCGCGGGCGCCTACGGCGTCGGCCGCACGGACTCGATGGAAGACCGCATGCTCGGTCTGAAGGTGCGCGAGAACTACGAACACCCCGCCGCAACCACCCTACTGAACGCCCACGAGGCCCTCGAGGGGCTCGTCCTCACCCAGGAGGAACGCGAGTTCAAGCAGGGAATCGACGCCAAGTGGTCGAAGAAGGGCTACGAGGGACTCGTCGACGCGCCGCTCGTAGGCGCCCTCGAGGCCTTTATCGACGAGACCCAGAGCCGCGTCACCGGCACGGTGACGGTCCGCTTCGAGGGCGGCCAGGCCCGCGCGGTCGGCCGCGACAGCGAGTACGCCGCCTACTCCGCCGAGCACGCCTCGTTCAACACCGAGGCCGTCGGCAAGATCGCCCAGGAGGACGCCACCGGCGTCGCCAAGTACCACGGCTTCCAGCGCCGTCTGGCCAACGAGTCGATCGCGGCGCTCGAGGACGACGACGAGCCAGTGTCGCTCGCGACCGACGGCGGCGAAAGTGAGACGGACGGAGCGGAGTAA
- the lysW gene encoding lysine biosynthesis protein LysW, with product MAECVECGAELTLHEDLEAGEIVDCTTCGAELEVVDTEPPVLERAPELEEDWGE from the coding sequence ATGGCAGAATGCGTCGAGTGTGGGGCCGAACTGACCCTGCACGAGGACCTGGAGGCCGGAGAGATCGTCGATTGTACCACTTGCGGCGCCGAACTGGAAGTCGTCGACACCGAGCCGCCAGTCCTCGAGCGAGCCCCGGAGCTCGAAGAGGACTGGGGTGAGTGA
- a CDS encoding helix-turn-helix transcriptional regulator, translating to MDQRGHRVLVYALVVLMCLSVVVPSVVADDPDGEQATEEPAVDPTAFDAVAQVEDEPSLNGYDDLYVAIDLQRNGSATWTLEYRYRLDDNDDNESVDWDELEADIEERPDEYVAMIEERWSGAADEAAAETGRNMSTSNYGIETDRSETPQEYGYVRFTFDWSSFSHVEVNRIEAGDALVDFDLDDRTRLIVSWPETYNATDGGIEPETDDRRESTAIWDGEETDFLEGEPRLELIETGGEPVSPPQESEPEIPLGWIAAGAAGALAVGLLAVWWYRREDEAPTEPVGPDPPPAEEPVADDPAASAPPLELLSNEERVLRLLEEHGGRIKQQEVVAELDWTEAKTSQVVGGLRENDEVEVFRIGRENVLTLPEDDEE from the coding sequence ATGGATCAGAGGGGGCACCGGGTGCTGGTCTACGCACTTGTGGTGCTCATGTGTCTGTCTGTGGTGGTGCCGTCAGTCGTGGCTGACGATCCCGACGGCGAGCAGGCTACCGAAGAGCCGGCGGTCGACCCCACGGCGTTCGACGCGGTCGCACAGGTCGAGGACGAGCCGTCGCTGAACGGGTACGACGACCTCTACGTGGCGATCGACCTCCAGCGGAACGGCTCGGCGACCTGGACGCTCGAGTACCGGTATCGTCTCGACGACAACGACGACAACGAGAGCGTCGACTGGGACGAACTCGAGGCCGACATCGAAGAGCGCCCCGACGAGTACGTCGCGATGATCGAAGAGCGGTGGTCGGGGGCCGCCGACGAGGCCGCGGCGGAGACCGGCCGGAACATGTCGACGTCGAACTACGGCATCGAAACCGACAGGAGCGAGACGCCACAGGAGTACGGCTACGTGCGCTTTACGTTCGACTGGAGTTCGTTCTCCCACGTCGAGGTCAACCGGATCGAAGCCGGCGACGCGCTGGTCGACTTCGACCTCGACGATCGGACGCGACTGATCGTCTCCTGGCCGGAGACGTACAACGCCACCGACGGCGGCATCGAGCCGGAGACCGACGACCGGCGGGAGTCGACGGCGATCTGGGACGGCGAGGAGACCGACTTCCTCGAGGGCGAGCCGCGACTCGAACTCATCGAGACCGGCGGCGAGCCCGTTTCGCCGCCCCAGGAGTCCGAACCCGAGATCCCGCTCGGGTGGATCGCCGCCGGCGCCGCAGGCGCGCTCGCCGTCGGACTGCTCGCCGTCTGGTGGTACCGACGCGAAGACGAGGCACCGACGGAGCCGGTCGGCCCCGATCCGCCTCCGGCCGAGGAGCCGGTCGCCGACGACCCCGCGGCGTCGGCACCGCCGCTCGAGTTGTTGAGCAACGAGGAGCGGGTCCTGCGGCTGCTCGAGGAGCACGGCGGCCGAATCAAACAGCAAGAGGTCGTCGCCGAACTCGACTGGACGGAGGCGAAGACGAGCCAGGTCGTCGGCGGCCTGCGCGAGAACGACGAGGTCGAGGTGTTCCGGATCGGCCGCGAGAACGTTCTCACGCTCCCGGAAGACGACGAAGAGTAG
- the lysX gene encoding lysine biosynthesis protein LysX, with translation MILQIGLLYSRIRKDEKLLLAELRERGHDVVKIDVRKQTFDIGESPDGLADLDIVVDRCLATSRSLYATRFCEAYGVPVVNSHETADVCADKAKNSLALEAAGVPTPATKVAFTKESALEAIESFGYPCVLKPVVGSWGRLMAKIDSRSAAEAILEHKATLGHYEHKVFYVQEFVEKPGRDIRVVAVDGEPVAAMVRSSDHWLTNAAKGAKTEPFDLDAEAKALVEKASDAVGGGLLGVDLMETENGYTVHEVNHTVEFKALNDAVETDVPAAVVDWLEAKGAEIAGAKLEVTA, from the coding sequence GTGATCTTGCAAATAGGACTACTCTACTCCCGGATTCGAAAGGACGAGAAGCTGCTTCTCGCGGAGCTGCGCGAGCGCGGCCACGACGTCGTGAAGATCGACGTCCGCAAACAGACGTTCGACATCGGCGAATCTCCCGACGGGCTCGCCGACCTCGATATCGTCGTCGACCGCTGTCTGGCGACGAGCCGCAGCCTGTACGCCACGCGGTTCTGTGAGGCCTACGGCGTTCCCGTCGTCAACAGTCACGAGACCGCCGACGTCTGTGCCGACAAGGCGAAAAACAGCCTCGCGCTCGAGGCCGCAGGCGTTCCCACGCCCGCGACGAAGGTCGCGTTCACGAAAGAGAGCGCGCTCGAGGCGATCGAATCCTTCGGCTACCCCTGCGTGCTCAAACCCGTCGTGGGATCGTGGGGCCGCCTGATGGCCAAGATCGACTCGAGAAGCGCCGCAGAAGCGATCCTCGAGCACAAAGCTACCCTGGGCCACTACGAGCACAAGGTGTTCTACGTCCAGGAGTTCGTCGAGAAGCCCGGCCGCGACATTCGCGTCGTCGCGGTCGACGGCGAGCCGGTCGCTGCGATGGTCCGCTCGTCGGATCACTGGCTCACGAACGCCGCCAAGGGCGCGAAGACGGAGCCGTTCGACCTCGACGCCGAGGCGAAGGCGTTGGTCGAGAAAGCCAGCGACGCCGTCGGCGGCGGCCTGCTCGGAGTGGACCTGATGGAAACCGAGAACGGGTATACGGTTCACGAGGTCAACCACACCGTCGAGTTCAAGGCGCTGAACGACGCCGTCGAGACCGACGTCCCCGCGGCGGTCGTCGACTGGCTCGAGGCGAAGGGGGCTGAGATCGCGGGTGCGAAACTCGAGGTGACTGCCTGA